The following coding sequences are from one Lycium ferocissimum isolate CSIRO_LF1 chromosome 3, AGI_CSIRO_Lferr_CH_V1, whole genome shotgun sequence window:
- the LOC132050108 gene encoding serine/threonine-protein kinase SRK2A-like — translation MENYELVKDIGSGNFGVARLMRHKQTKELVAMKYIERGHKIDENVAREIINHKSLRHPNIIRFKEVVLTPTHLAILMEYAAGGELFERICNAGRFSEDEARYFFQQLISGVCYCHNMQICHRDLKLENTLLDGSPAPRLKICDFGYSKSSLLHSRPKSTVGTPAYIAPEVLSRREYDGKLADVWSCGVTLYVMLVGAYPFEDQEDPKNFRKTIQRIMSVQYKVPDYVHISQDCRHLLSRIFVANPARRITIKEIKTHPWFLKNLPRELTEAAQIAYYRKENPTFSLQTAEEIMKIVEDAKTPAPASRSVGGFGWVGEEEDGENEEELEEDDEEEDEYEKQVKQVHESGEFHVI, via the exons ATGGAGAACTATGAGCTGGTAAAAGATATAGGGTCTGGGAATTTTGGAGTTGCAAGGCTTATGAGGCACAAGCAGACCAAAGAGCTGGTTGCAATGAAATATATTGAGAGAGGCCACAAG ATTGATGAGAATGTTGCAAGGGAGATCATAAATCATAAATCGCTTCGACATCCAAACATAATTCGGTTCAAAGAG GTGGTATTAACCCCCACTCATCTTGCCATTCTTATGGAATATGCAGCTGGCGGAGAGCTGTTTGAGCGCATTTGCAATGCCGGAAGGTTCAGTGAAGATGAG GCTAGATATTTCTTCCAGCAGCTTATTTCAGGAGTCTGCTACTGTCACAACATG CAAATATGCCATCGAGATTTGAAACTGGAGAATACTCTATTGGACGGCAGTCCAGCACCACGCTTGAAGATTTGCGATTTTGGATACTCAAAG TCGTCTCTGCTGCATTCAAGGCCAAAATCAACTGTTGGAACTCCCGCTTATATTGCTCCTGAAGTTCTATCTAGAAGAGAGTATGATGGCAAG CTGGCTGATGTTTGGTCATGTGGAGTGACACTTTATGTAATGCTGGTTGGTGCATACCCTTTTGAAGACCAGGAGGATCCAAAGAACTTTAGGAAAACTATTCAA CGAATAATGTCGGTGCAGTATAAGGTTCCCGATTATGTTCACATATCACAGGACTGTAGGCACCTTCTCTCTCGCATATTTGTTGCCAATCCAGCAAGA AGAATTACAATCAAAGAAATCAAAACCCACCCGtggtttttgaagaatttgCCTAGGGAATTAACAGAAGCAGCACAGATTGCTTATTACAGAAAAGAAAATCCAACCTTTTCCCTTCAGACTGCGGAGGAGATCATGAAAATTGTGGAAGACGCAAAGACCCCTGCTCCAGCTTCCCGTTCAGTCGGAGGGTTTGGCTgggttggtgaagaagaagacggGGAAAACGAAGAAGAATTAGAAGAGGACgacgaagaagaagatgaatacgaaaagcAAGTGAAGCAGGTACACGAAAGTGGAGAATTTCATGTCATTTAA